The genomic window ACTGCGACGGCGCTTGGGGCTTTTGGTCTGCAGCAGATGTCGCTTGCCGGAGCGCATCCGCATCCCTTTGCCGGTGCCGGTGATTTTGAATCGTTTCGCCACGGACTTTTTCGTTTTGATACCTTTGGGACGTCGCATAATAGTAATCTCTCTCTCAAAAAGAGCGCGCACTATAGGTTGCGCTCAAGGTCGAATCAAGCGGTATTTTGAACTATTGCCGACGAAAACCCCCAACCTGCCACCGACGCCGCACCGCAGACTTCCAAGCTTGCTGTGTCGTGGCTTCCCTAAACCGCGGGCCGCACGAGTTTCGTCGCCCTGCCGACTTGGAAGTCGGCGATAGAGCCGTTTGGAAACCGGCACTTCAGGGAAGCCTTTCCCGCTTAGCCGTGTGTCGCCAGCCACGACGGGGACCAGATTTAGTTAACGCGCGGTTGAGGCTGCAACGGAATTGTGTGAGACTCGACGCGAACATGAAACTGCTTCCTCTTATTCTCCTATCCATTGCCTGGGGGACCGCCACGACCGTCGCCTTGGCCCAAACCGGCCTTGGCACCAACCAGCCCACCACCGCATGGCCGGCGACCGACGCGCTGGGACGCAAGCTGCCCATGCCCGATGAGGTTGGGCCGCCCAAAGCCGATCGCTTCGTTGGCATTTTCTATTTCCTTTGGCACAACGAAGTCGCGCGGAAAAGTCCGAACGTCCCTGGACCTTTCGACATTGCCAAAATCTTCGCGCAGGATCCTGAAGCGGCGAAGAAACTGGATTCACCACTCTGGGGCGGGATCGGCACAAGTCATTATTGGGGCGAACCGCTCTACGGTTACTACCGCAGCACCGATCCGTGGGTGCTGCGTCGGCATGCGCAACTGCTCGCGGACGCGGGCATCGACACGCTCATTTTCGACACGACAAATGCCGAGTCATATCCAAACGTTTACCGCGCCCTCTGCGAAGTCTTCCGCCACGTCCGCGAAACCGGCGGTCGGACACCGCAGATTGCTTTCATGGTCAACACGAGCGCCGGCGCAACCGCGCTGCGCATCTACAAGGATCTTTACCAGCCGGGACTTTACCCGGAGTTATGGTTTCGCTGGCAAGGCAAGCCGTTGATGATTTGCGACCCGGCGGACGCAAACGATGAGTTGCGGAAATTTTTCACGCTGCGGCGCGCTCACTGGCCGTTCACGCTGACCAATACGCCGCTCGCCTGGCACTGGGAATCGACCTACCCGCAGCCCTACGGTTATACGGACGATCCGGGAAAGCCCGAGCAGGTGAACGTCGCCGTCGCGCAGAATCTCCGGGCCAAAGACGGCAAGGTCACCAACATGAGCGCCGGCGATGCCCGCGGGCGCAGCTTCCATGACGGGAAGGAGGACACAACACCGGGCGCGGTGAATCACGGCTACAACTTTCAGGAGCAATGGAAGCGCGTCTTCGATCTGAAACCGCCGTTCACGATGGTCACCGGTTGGAACGAGTGGATCGCCGGACGTTTTGGCAAGCCGGGCGGCCCGCTGGTTTTTGTGGATCAGTTCGACGAGGAGTTCAGCCGCGACATCGAGCCGATGAAAGGCGGGCACGGCGATAATTATTACTGGCAACTGGTCGCCAACGTCCGCCGATTCAAAGGCGCGCCGCCGCTGCCGAAAGCTTCAGCGCCGAAGACGATTCGCGTCGCGGCCGGCTTCGATCAGTGGCGCGAGGTCGCGCCTGAATTTCTGGATCACGTCGGCGATACAACCCCGCGTGATTTCGACGGCGTCGCCGGTCTGCATTACACCAACCATTCCGGGCGCAACGATTTCGTCGCCGCCAAGGTCGCGCGCGATACCAGGAGTGTTTATTTCTACGTGCGCACGCGCGAAATCATCACGCCTTCCAACGGCACCAACTGGATGTGGCTGTTGATCGACGCGGACCAGAACCCGGCGACAGGCTGGGAAGGCTTCGACTTCATCGTGAACCGGACGGTGGACGCGGACGGAAAAACCAGGCTCGAAAAGAATGACGGCGGGTGGAATTGGAAGAAGGTCGGGCCGGTGAAATTCCGCGTGCAAGGGAACGAACTGCAACTGGCCGTCCCGCGCGCGGCACTCGGTTTGCAGAAAAACTCGGCCCGTCTGCATCTCGATTTCAAATGGACCGACAACCTCCAGCATCCCGGTGACATCATGGATTTCCTCGTCAGCGGTGATGTCGCGCCCGAAGGACGATTCAAGTATCGGTATGACGGTGAATGAGGCCGAGGGGGTGGACCGGCGGAGATAAAAAGAAGGACGTGGTCTCGAAGCCCACCGCCCGGTTTCGTTTTCCCATGAAGCAAGAGGATCCTTGACCCGATGCGCTGCGATCACCCGCGCCTGCCGTCAGCAGAGGCGACCGGGAAGCCGCACTCGGCATCCGGTTGGAAGGTAGGGACATTCTTAATCTTCAATGAACCAACACGCTCATGGCACCTTACCAGTCTTGGGTGCGATGGGACGCAGCGGCGGGCGGTTGGTGGAACTGCGGAAGGCCGAGCGCAACAGCCAATGACGTTTCAGCCCCTGCACCAGGTCGTCGGTGTGGACAATGGCGGTGGAGAGTTCGCTCAGGATATTCGTGTTGACCTGCACTTGCGCGTTCAGGTTGCTGGTCAGGTTGGCGAGGTTGATGAGCGATTTGTCCAGGTTCTCCGCGAGTGAAGTAAGGCTCGCGTCGGTGTTCGTCAACGTGGTGTTGGCGGAGGCGAGCGTTTGTTGAAGTTGCACTTGCAAGTTCGTCGGGATCAACCATTCACCGAGCGAACCATGTGGGTCGCTAATCTGCGCGGTGATGACGGCGAGGTTCGTCATCACCGGCCGAGTCTCGGAAACCAGATGATTCAAATTGGCGGTCAGTTCCGTGCTGTTGGTCAGCACGTCTTTGAGTTGATTGGTCAGGTTGAGGATGTTGGGCAGCGCGGCTTCAATTTTTTTCACCAGCGCATCGATCCGGTCGCTGAGCGCGGGCGATTCGTCGGCCTGCAGCCAGTAGCCTTTTGATTTTTTGCTGATGGGTCGGTACTGGCCGGGGATATCCCAGATGCCGGTGAGGATTTTTTTCTCCCACAGATTAAAAACTTTGCGGGTCTCTTCACGATAGGTTGGATGGCCGTCCAGGCCTTTGGTGACTTCAAGATAACGGTTGCCCAGCAAATCGGACGAGGCGATGCGCGTTTTGGAATCCACCCACAGATAACCGTAGTAGGGCGACTTGATGCGGAAGGCGATGAAGACGTTGAAGAGCGGATCGTCCGGCGGTTGCGCTTCGATCTCCGTGATTTCGCCGACGTCAAAACCCATCAGCTTGACCGGGTCGCCGACTTTCAGTCCCGCCGCTGACTGAACGAAGGTGTAATACGGTGCCTGGGTGAGAAACCAGCCTTTGCGTTTGGCGGTTTGATAAACGTAATAAACGAACCCGGTCACCAGGAGCAGCGCCGCCACGATGACGAACCAGCCCACCACGCGCTCCACCTTGCTGAGGCGGGTGCGCAATTGCGGGGTGAGATCTTGCAGCGCCATATCAACTGCGGAGGGCGGAGGGCGGAGGGTGGAATGTGGAGCGCGGACAGCCTTGTCCGCGTGAATCTGGACTGCGAAAAAAAAACTTGCGGACATGGCTGTCCGCGCTCCAATCGCGCGGTTCTTGAGTGCAGCCGAAGTCTGAGCGAACGAATCGGCCGGTCTCAGTCTTACCGTGGAGCGGTTTCAACATTGTTGAATTTGGTTTAATTCTTTTCTCCGTCGCCGACCAACTCCTGCCATTCGCGCTGCAACGGTCCCGTGCCCGCCGCGAGTTCGGCGCGAGCGCCCAACGGCACCCAGCGTCCTCTTTTCAACAGCGCAAACTGCCGGCCTTGATCGAACCACGGTTGCAGGTCTTCCGTCGTGACGACGAGGGTCACCGGTCTGCCATTCATAAACTCGTGACCGGCGGCGAGGCGAGCCAGAAAGTCGAGCCACCAGCGCGCCTGGCGCCGATCCAGACCGCCCAGCGGATTGTCGAAGAGCAGGAGATCCGGTTGCAAAGCCAGGGCGCGGGCGAGGGCGGCGCGTTGACGCATGGCGCGAGTGGTTTGACTGGGCAGCAAGCGGCCTTGCTCGTTCAAGTCCATCAAATCCAATATGGCTTTCAAGCGTTGCTGAATTTCGTCGTCGGAAAAATCACGATGGTAGCGCAGCGGCAGCGCGATGTTCTCCGCCACGGTCAGGTGATTGAACAGGCGTCCGCCATTCTCAAACACAAGGCCGATGCGCAAACGATCGGCCAACAATTCATCTTCATGCAACTCTGTCAGGTCGCGTCCGAAAAGCAGATGCCGGCCTGACCATGGCCGTTGCAAACCGGCTGCCGTCGCAAGCAAATCGCTCTTGCCCGAACCAGGCAATCCGCCCACCACCCAGTAGTCGCCAGCGGAGACTTGCCAGGTGATGCCCTCAACCGCGCGCCTTCCCGGTGTTTGCGCGAAAACCACGGCGGCGTCGATCATTTCAAGGATCATCGGTGAAGTTGGAGCTTTGGCAGTCACGGTTTCACACCAGCAGATAAACAATGATGAACAGCGCATCCAACAGAACGCAGGCGATGACGCATTGCGCCACCGCGCTGACCGTGGCATTGGAGACCTCCTCCAGGCGCAACGGCTGCGCCAGCCCGTGATAGCACGTCACGATGGCAATGATCACACCAAAGCTGAAGGTCTTCAGCGCGAGTAAAATGAAATCCCACCAGTTCAACGCCGACGCGAGCAAACGGCAATACTCAGCCGGCGACAGATTCGCGTCCTGGAGGAAGGCGAACACATAGCCGCTGAACAACGCGCCAATAATCAGATAAACCGTCAGCGAAAAAATCGCGAAGCCCATTCCGAGGACGCGCGGCACGACGAGGAAATGAATCGGATCAATGCCCAGCGCCTCCAGCGCCTCCACTTCACCCAACGCGCGCG from Verrucomicrobiota bacterium includes these protein-coding regions:
- the rpmI gene encoding 50S ribosomal protein L35, whose protein sequence is MRRPKGIKTKKSVAKRFKITGTGKGMRMRSGKRHLLQTKSPKRRRSLGTAKLVDPTDTYRITQNLPFSH
- a CDS encoding MCE family protein → MALQDLTPQLRTRLSKVERVVGWFVIVAALLLVTGFVYYVYQTAKRKGWFLTQAPYYTFVQSAAGLKVGDPVKLMGFDVGEITEIEAQPPDDPLFNVFIAFRIKSPYYGYLWVDSKTRIASSDLLGNRYLEVTKGLDGHPTYREETRKVFNLWEKKILTGIWDIPGQYRPISKKSKGYWLQADESPALSDRIDALVKKIEAALPNILNLTNQLKDVLTNSTELTANLNHLVSETRPVMTNLAVITAQISDPHGSLGEWLIPTNLQVQLQQTLASANTTLTNTDASLTSLAENLDKSLINLANLTSNLNAQVQVNTNILSELSTAIVHTDDLVQGLKRHWLLRSAFRSSTNRPPLRPIAPKTGKVP
- a CDS encoding ATP-binding cassette domain-containing protein produces the protein MTAKAPTSPMILEMIDAAVVFAQTPGRRAVEGITWQVSAGDYWVVGGLPGSGKSDLLATAAGLQRPWSGRHLLFGRDLTELHEDELLADRLRIGLVFENGGRLFNHLTVAENIALPLRYHRDFSDDEIQQRLKAILDLMDLNEQGRLLPSQTTRAMRQRAALARALALQPDLLLFDNPLGGLDRRQARWWLDFLARLAAGHEFMNGRPVTLVVTTEDLQPWFDQGRQFALLKRGRWVPLGARAELAAGTGPLQREWQELVGDGEKN